TAGATTTACAAGGACATATCAAGGATAAAAATGTTCAGCTGGCATTAGAGGAACTAAAGAACCTGTGTTTGGTTCTTAAACTCTTAGGCTCGTATCCGGTAGGAGAATAGAGAAGTGGAGTCACATCTTGAGAGAAAGCTTAAAGAACTCCTTTTTATTGTTTTATAGTTACAATTCACAATTCAAGTGAGTGTTGACAACTCTTTTCATCTATATAATTTGATGAATATTGCATAACCCATTGAAAAACAATAGATTGGATATAGATGTAAAGATACTCCAACTTTTCATTTATGATCAAAATCTTATGATATGAATTAGTGAATACTCCATGTAAGTTTATACCTAATTTCTTAATCGCTTTATTTTAATAGAGTTATACATACACTAAAATTTGTTCCTCGTCAAACAAAATGTAGTTTTTCTTGGCAACACTCACTCAAGATGTGACCCTATGCTCTACCCCCCATTAATACCATTAATATCGACAAAATCTCTCCTTACCTTTAGTCTTATCCCTTATCATTGTTGATAATTTCTAACCATACAGGTCGAAATTTTCTTGACAGAATACTTTATTTATGCTACTCTATAAATACTCTATAAATAGCCTAACTTATAATGCAGTAATATAAAACTGCCAATAGGCAGTATAATCATAGGTTAGCGGAATTGGAGGTATGAATGGAAGTTGCCTATTCGATCAATGGTGTACCAATACGATTGACTTATGAGAGATGGTACCATATTGTTGAGAACCATGATGAGTTGGCAAGCTATTTCCATGAGATACTTGATACTGTGGAGAAGCCAGAGCTTATTGTTCGCGGAAACAAAGGAGCCCTGAAAGCTATAAGAAACATTGGAAAGGGAAAGTGGCTGGTAGTGATTTACAGAGAGCTATCGAGAGGTGATGGATTTGTGATTACTGCCTATCTGCTCGATACTAAACCGAAAGGAGAAATAATATGGCAACAGTGACAACTAAGAGAACAACGGATTTCATCAGTAACTGTGTTGTAGCAGCAACCGACATCCTAAAATTACCAATTCAGCAGGTGTGGCTGGACTATGATAAGGAGGCAGATGTACTCTATATGAGTTTCCGTAAACCCCAGCGAGCTACCACAACAATTGAAACGGATGACGATATATTGATACGGAAAGATGGAAAAAACATTGTTGGTTTGACAATATTGAATGCGAGTAGTAGAAAATAATAAAAGTTCCGCTAACAACTCGCTGCACCTGAGGGCAGGGGTTGTGCCGCTTTTCAGAGTTTTGCAGTTTATCAAGGTTTTATCTTGCTAACAAAGGTTGGGGGTAATTCTCCCCGTAGCAAGTGAGCTCAATCGTTAGAATAATAAAAATAA
This portion of the bacterium genome encodes:
- a CDS encoding DUF2283 domain-containing protein, translated to MATVTTKRTTDFISNCVVAATDILKLPIQQVWLDYDKEADVLYMSFRKPQRATTTIETDDDILIRKDGKNIVGLTILNASSRK